GATGCCAATGTGGACACCATCTTTGGTTATCCGGGTGGGGCTGTATTACCGATTTATGATGCATTGTATCGCAATGACACGCCTTTTAAACATGTATTGTCCCGCCATGAGCAAGGTTCAATTCATGCGGCTGAAGGCTATGCACGGGTTACTGGCAAACCTGGTGTTGTGTTAGCAACTTCAGGTCCAGGTGCAACAAATCTAATAACTGGTATTACGGATGCGATGATGGATTCACTACCGCTCGTAATCTTTACTGGTCAGGTAGCTAAAAATGTAATTGGGACAGATGCTTTCCAGGAAGCAGACGTAATGGGGATAACAACTCCGATTACCAAATATAACTATCAGGTTAACGATGTTTCAGATTTGCCAAGAATTGTTAAAGAGGCATTTCATATCGCAACAACTGGAAGGCCGGGACCAGTCGTAATCGATATACCGAAGAATATTTCAGCCAATATAACGATAAATGATTTTGAAGATGATTTTTATTTACCAGGTTATCAGCCGACAATTAACCCAAATCCATTACAGATTGTTAAACTCGCAGAAGCCTTAAGTCGTGCAAAGCGTCCACTGCTGCTAGCAGGTGCAGGTACATTGTTTGCAGATGCTTCAGAAGAACTAAAGCAATTTGCTGAAAAATATAAGCTTCCTGTTACAACCACATTGCTAGGTTTAGGGACTTTCCCTGGTACGAATGAACTTTCACTGGGCATGGCAGGGATGCACGGAACATATACAGCGAACATGGCAATTTACGAATGTGATTTATTGATTAATATCGGCGCAAGGTTCGATGATCGATTAACCGGAAAAATAGCTGACTTTGCTCCAAACGCAAAAGTAGCACATATTGATATTGATCCAGCAGAGATTGGAAAAAATATTAAAACAGATATTCCAGTAGTAGCTGATGCGAAGAAAACTTTGATTGCGTTACTAAACAGCAAAATTGAAATGCAAAATAACTTCGAGTGGTTTGAGAAACTATCCCAAAATAAACACGATTATCCACTGTGGTATGAACGTCAGGATGCACTAATCTCACCACAATGGCTGATTGAACAAATTTACAACCTGTCCAATGGTGAGGCGATTGTTACTACCGATGTAGGTCAGCATCAAATGTGGGCAGCGCAATTCTATAAATTCGATAAGCCAAATAATTGGGTAACATCAGGTGGGCTCGGCACGATGGGCTTCGGCTTTCCGGCAGCAGTTGGCGCACAGTTGGGAAGACCAGATGATTTAGTAGTTTCAATTGTTGGTGACGGCGGATTCCAAATGACGCTGCAGGAATTATCTGTTATCAAAGAAAGAAAACTTCCGGTGAAGGTTATCATCGTTAATAACGAGGCATTAGGTATGGTGCGACAATGGCAAGAAAGCTTTTACGAAGAACGCTATTCAGAATCATTGTTTTCAGAAAACCCGGACTTCGTTAAATTGGCAGAAAGCTATGGAGTCCGCGGTATGAAAATTGATAGAGAAGCAGATGTAATTCAGGCATTACAAGACATCTTCGAATATGATGGTCCAGTTGTTGCAGACTTCCGTGTTGTTCGCCAAACTTGTGTTTATCCGATGATTGCACCAGGAAAAGGAATTCATGAGATGGTTGGGGTGACAAAATGAAACGTATTATAACTGCTACGGTTCAGGACCGTGGAGGGGTTCTGAACCGGATTACCGGAATGTTGAACAAACGTCAATTTAACATTGAAAGTATATCTGTTGGAGCTTCTGAAATGGAAGGTATCTCAAAGATGACATTTGTGGTGGAAGTCAGTGATGATCAAAAATTAGAACAGCTGACAAAGCAATTAAACAAACAAATCGATGTATTAAAAGTATCCGACATAACGGATAAAGCAATGGTTGCCAGAGAGTTAGCACTCATAAAGGTAGTTAGCAGCGGGCAGACACGTGCCGAAATTCAAGGAATTATCACTCCGTTTAGAGCATCTGTCATTGATGTAAGCAAGGATAGCTTAATCATACAGGTTACGGGGCGTCCAGATAAGGTAGATGCACTGATTGCCTTGCTCAGACCATATGGCATAAAGGAATTAACGAAAACAGGTGTTACTGCATTTTTAAGAGGGCAGCAGCCAGAACAGGTAACAGAACTTAATTCGTTATCCATCTAAATTAAAAACAAACTACAATAGACTGATTCTTTAAAAAATGGAGTCTATAATTAAAATGTGTGGTAAGTATTTATACTTTACTAATAAAAATTCTAATAATGAGAGGAAGATATTAATGGCTAAAGTACTTTATGAAAAAGACATTCAAAAAGAGGTATTACAAGGAAAGAAAATTGCAGTTGTAGGATATGGTTCACAAGGGCATGCACATGCATTGAATCTTCGTGAAAGTGGTTATGATGTTGTTATTGGTTTAAGACCAGGAAAATCTCAAGCTAAAGCAGAAGAAGATGGTTTTAATGTATATTCAGTAGCGGAAGCTGTTGAACAAGCGGACGTTGTAATGATCCTACTTCCAGATGAAATGCAGCAAAAGGTTTACGAAGAAAGCATTAAACCGAATCTAAAGGCCGGTAATGCGCTTGTATTTGCACATGGATTCAATATTCATTTTTCACAAATTGTACCTCCATCTGATGTAGATGTATTTCTAGTAGCTCCGAAAGGACCTGGACACCTTGTAAGAAGAACATATGAAGAAGGTGCAGGAGTACCAGCTCTATATGGTGTGTATCAAGATGTAACAGGTAATGCAAAAAATCTTGCATTAGCATACGCACAAGGAATTGGAGCAGCGAGAGCAGGAGTTTTGGAAACGAGTTTCCAAGAAGAAACTGAAACAGATTTGTTCGGTGAGCAAGCAGTACTTTGCGGTGGGGTTACAAGCCTGATTAAATCTGGTTTCGAAACATTGGTAGAAGCTGGTTATCAGCCGGAAGTTGCTTATTTTGAATGTATGCATGAAATGAAACTGATTGTTGATCTTCTATATGAAGGCGGATTGGAAAACATGCGCTATTCTATCTCTGATACAGCACAATGGGGCGACTTTGTATCAGGACCGCGTGTTGTAAATGAAGAAACAAAAGCACGTATGAAAGACGTTCTGACAGACATTCAAGATGGTAAATTCGCTAAAGGCTGGATTCTTGAGAACCAGGCTGGACGCCCACAATTTAATGCGATTAATAATCAAGAAAATAAACATCAAATTGAGACTGTTGGAAGGGAGCTCCGTGACTTAATGCCTTTTGTTAAACAATCCGTTAAATCAAAACAGAAGGACGTGAAAGTTCATGTCACAAATTAAGATTTTTGACACGACACTAAGAGACGGTGAGCAATCTCCAGGGGTTAACTTGAATAAACAGGAAAAAATGGAAATCGCAAGACAGCTTGAACGCTTTGGTGTTGACCGGATGGAAGCAGGATTCCCTGCTTCCTCCAAGGGTGATTTTGAGGCTGTAAAAGCAATCGCGGATACAATTAAGAATACATCGGTTATTGCGCTGGCGAGAGCGGTGAAATCCGATATTGACATTGCCTGGGACGCATTGAAGAATGCAGAGAAGCCTGCAATTCATGTCTTCATTGCTACATCACCGATTCATATGAATTATAAACTGAAAATGTCTCCGGATGAAGTTGTGGAAAAAGCAGTTGAGATGGTCAGATATGCAAAGGAAAAATTTACAGATGTTGAATGGTCTGCTGAAGATGCAACGCGTTCAGACTGGAACTTTCTTGCTCAAATCATTGAAAAGGTTATTGAAGCGGGTGCGACGGTCATCAATCTGCCAGATACAGTTGGTTATACAACACCTAAAGAATATGGTGAATTATTCCGTTTTATCCGCGAAACAGTGCCGAACATTGATCAAGTTGCATTATCCTGTCATTGTCATAATGATCTTGGATTGGCAGTGGCAAACTCCATAGCGGCTGTGGAAAATGGCGCGACCCAAGTAGAGGGTACAATTAATGGAATTGGTGAGCGTGCTGGAAATGTTTCCTTGGAGGAGCTTGCAGTTGCTTTAAAAATTCGTTCAGACTTTTATCCGTATGAAACTGGGTTGAAGTTAAATGAAATTAAGCGTACGAGTGACCTTGTTTCCAAGCTTACTGGTATGTATGTGCAGGCAAATAAAGCAATTGTAGGAAGAAATGCATTTGCACATGAATCTGGAATTCATCAGGATGGCGTTCTGAAAAATGCGGAAACTTATGAAATTATTACCCCGGAAATGGTTGGAGTCAGCTCGAACAATCTATTTTTAGGTAAACATTCTGGACGCCATGCGTTTAAAGATCGCGTTAAAGACTTTGGAATTGAATTTACAGAGGATGAATTAAAGCAAGCCTTTGATCAATTTAAAAAGCTTACAGATCATAAGAAAGAAGTTACAGATGATGACCTATACACAATTGCAATGGAAGTCAAAACAGATTCTTCAGCAGTGAGCAAGTATCAGTTACAAAACTTCCAAGTACAGTACGGAACAGAGAATGTACCGACAGCAACTGTCGTTTTGCAAACCCCGGCTGGTGAGACTATCGAGAATTCTTGCTCTGCCCCGGGCAGTGTTGAAGCGTTGTATCAAACCATTGATAGTTTAGTTGCAGAGGATGTAAAACTAGTTGACTATCAATTGAACTCAGTTGGTGGAGGGAAGGATGCATTAGCAGAATCACATGTTCAATTAATAGTAAATGGTGAAACCGTAAATGGAAGAGGTTCAGCCCAGGACGTACTGCAAGCATCTGCATCAGCATTCTTGAACGCAGTAAACCGTTATATTATTAAAGTGAAAACAATAGAAAAGAAAGAACTTGTAAAATAACCAAAAGCGCAAGCGCCCGGTGCTACTTCGGTAAAGTAAATCGGGCGTGAGCTTTATTGAAAATACTTCGAAAAAGGAGGACCTCGTGTATGAATAAGCAAATCATTTTACTTCCTGGTGATGGTATTGGGAAAGAAATTATGGATTCTGCTAAAGCTGTATTACAGGCAATTGCTGCGGAATATAGCCATCAATTTACGTTTAAAGAACATGCAATTGGCGGAAGTGCGATTGATACGCATAATACGCCATTACCAGACAATACAATACAAGCTTGTAAAAACGCTGATGCGGTTTTGCTTGGTGCAGTTGGAGGTCCAAAATGGGATTCTAACCCGGTTCATCTAAGACCAGAAAAAGGTTTATTAGGTATTCGTAAAGCACTTGGATTATTCGCAAATATTCGTCCTGTTAAAGGATTTTCACCTTTGCTGCATGCTTCTCCATTAAAAGAAAAGATTATAAAAGATAGTGATATATTAATTATTCGCGAATTAACTGGCGGGCTATACTTTGGTGAACCGAGCGAACGACGTGAAAATGGCACTGCGGTCGTCGATACACTCTATTACAAGCGAACAGAAATGGAACGAATTATTGAAAAAGGCTTCCAAAGTGCAAGAATCAGAAAGGGGCACTTAACTTCTGTTGATAAAGCAAATGTGTTAGAATCCAGTCGCATGTGGCGCGAAATTGTTGAGGAAAAAAAGCAGGAATACCCAGATGTTACGGTTGAGCACTTACTTGTAGATGCAGCTGCAATGAAATTGATCACACAACCAAATCAATTTGATGTCATTGTAACAGAAAATCTATTTGGAGATATTTTAAGTGACGAGGCTTCTGTATTAACTGGATCACTTGGCATGCTGCCATCCGCCAGTCTTCGGACAGATGGTGTTGGGATGTATGAGCCAGTTCACGGATCTGCTCCTGATATTGCAGGAAAAGGAATTGCAAATCCACTTGGTATGATCTTATCTGCGGCATTAATGCTGCGTTTCTCTTTTGGATTGGAAGAGGAAGCGGCAGAAATTGAAAGAGCGGTAAATGAATGTCTCGAACAAGGATACCATACGGCAGATTTACAGATTCAAAACGGGAAACAGGTAGGAACTAAGAAAATAACTGAAATTGTACTAGAAAATTTAACAACGAAAAGTATTTCAGATTCAATTTGCAATATGTATGTTTGAAGAAGTGGATGCAATTAAAGGGTGAGGTGTTAGGAAATGGGAAAACCGGAAACAATCATTGACAAAATATGGAAGAAACATGTGGTACACCATGAAGAAGGAAAGCCTGACCTTCTATATATCGACCAGCACCTTGTTCATGAAGTAACTTCACCACAGGCCTTTGAAGGTTTAAGAATGAATAATCGAAAGGTTCGTCGACCGGATTTGACATTTGCGACAATGGACCACAATGTGCCAACTATAAATCGACAAGTTGTCAAAGATAAGATTTCAAAGAAGCAAATGGAGACATTAAAGCAGAATTGTGCCGATTTTGGAATCAAGCTTGCAGATATGTTTCATCCAGACCAAGGGATTGTTCATGTAATCGGGCCACAGCTGGGGTTGACACAGCCGGGGAAAACAATCGTATGTGGGGATAGTCATACTTCTACACACGGTGCATTTGGTGCATTAGCTTTTGGAATTGGTACGAGTGAGGTTGAGCATGTACTTGCAACTCAGACGATTTGGCAAGAGCGCCCAAAATCATTGAATGTTAAAGTAATTGGTGATCTCGGTCCAGGTGTAACCGCAAAGGATTTAATTCTCGCTATTATCGGAAAATTCGGCGTTCGCTTTGGTACAGGATATATCATGGAATATACAGGTGAGGCAATTCGTAATTTGCCGATGGAAGGCAGAATGACTATTTGTAATATGTCCATTGAAGCAGGTGCAAGGGCTGGATTAATCAGCCCGGACCAGAAAACGATTGATTATCTAGAGGGGCGGGAATATGTTCCTAAAGGAGATGCATTCGATAAAGCAGCAGAAGAATGGCTTGCTTTAGCAACAGATGAAGGTGCTGCTTATGATCACACAGTAACCATTCATGCTGATGAAATTGAACCACAGGTTACATGGGGGACAAATCCAGGAATGTGTGTACCTGTTGGTGGGAGTACACCGGTTGTTGCCGAATCGGATCATCAAGAAGATGTGAAACGAGCTCTTGAATATATGGGGCTGGAAGAAAATCAACCAATTACTACTATTGAAATCGATCATGTGTTTATCGGATCATGTACAAATTCAAGATTAAGTGACTTAGAGAAAGCAGCAGCTATTGTGAAAGGCAGAAAAGTTAAGGATCATATTAAAGCGATCGTCGTTCCTGGTTCCTTTAGTGTAAAATTACAAGCTGAAAAAGCTGGCTTGGACAAAGTATTTACAGAAGCAGGATTCGAATGGAGAGATTCCGGTTGCAGTATGTGTCTTGGAATGAATGATGATATTGTTCCAGCTGGAGGGCGCTGTGCTTCTACTTCCAACCGTAATTTTGAAGGAAGACAAGGTAATGGCGCACGTACACATCTTGTTAGTCCTGAGATGGCAGCCGCCGCAGCAATTGAAGGACGATTTGTAGATGTACGTAATTTTGCAGGAGTACCAAGCTAGGAGATGATGCACAATGGAAGCAATTCAAGAGCATAAAGGATTAGTATATCCGTTAGACAGATCAAATGTGGATACTGACCAAATCATACCAAAACAATTTTTAAAACGAATTGAGCGTACAGGTTTTGGAAAGTTTTTATTTTATAACTGGCGATTTGATGATGACGGTAATCCAAGAGAAGACTTTACATTAAATCAGCAGCAATACAAAAACGCATCTATTTTGCTGGCGGGTGAGAATTTTGGCTGTGGGTCTTCAAGAGAACACGCACCATGGGCACTGACAGACTTTGGTTTCAAGGTGATTCTTGCCCCAAGTTTTGCTGATATCTTCTATAATAATGCATTGAAAAATGGAATTATTCCGATTAAAATGGAAGAAGAGCAACTTCATGAATGGATGCAGGAAGCAGCAGATTCTCAATTTGTTTTGCATGTTGATTTACGAAATCAACAGATTTCAGATGATAAAGGGAATGTCATAACTTTTGATATCCCTGAATATCATAAGGAAAAGCTGTTGAATGGCTGGGATGATATTGCCTTAACCTTGCTTCAAGAAGATAAAATTGCAGAATATGAAGCTAGCAGAAATTAATTGAATTTGAATGAGAAGAAGGAGTGAATGGTCTTGGGGATTTCTTAAACGGTGATAAGGTCTACCATGCAATGAAGCGGCTGACCCCCATTGTTCATCGTACACCATTATTAACATCACATACGACAGATAATATAGTAGGAAAACACGTCTATTGCAAAATGGAAAATCAGCAAAAAACAGGGGCATTTAAATTTCGTGGAGCAAGCTTTAAGCTGATGCAGCTGTCAAAAGAACAGCTTGCTAAAGGTGTAATCACTGCATCTGCGGGAAATCACGCCCAAGGTGTAGCACATGCCGCGGCGAAACTCGGTGTGAAGGCAACCATTTTTATGGCAGAAGGAACACCATTGGCA
This region of Oceanobacillus sp. FSL K6-2867 genomic DNA includes:
- the ilvB gene encoding biosynthetic-type acetolactate synthase large subunit, which produces MKVEASQEVEMKGKLITGADLLIKTLVDANVDTIFGYPGGAVLPIYDALYRNDTPFKHVLSRHEQGSIHAAEGYARVTGKPGVVLATSGPGATNLITGITDAMMDSLPLVIFTGQVAKNVIGTDAFQEADVMGITTPITKYNYQVNDVSDLPRIVKEAFHIATTGRPGPVVIDIPKNISANITINDFEDDFYLPGYQPTINPNPLQIVKLAEALSRAKRPLLLAGAGTLFADASEELKQFAEKYKLPVTTTLLGLGTFPGTNELSLGMAGMHGTYTANMAIYECDLLINIGARFDDRLTGKIADFAPNAKVAHIDIDPAEIGKNIKTDIPVVADAKKTLIALLNSKIEMQNNFEWFEKLSQNKHDYPLWYERQDALISPQWLIEQIYNLSNGEAIVTTDVGQHQMWAAQFYKFDKPNNWVTSGGLGTMGFGFPAAVGAQLGRPDDLVVSIVGDGGFQMTLQELSVIKERKLPVKVIIVNNEALGMVRQWQESFYEERYSESLFSENPDFVKLAESYGVRGMKIDREADVIQALQDIFEYDGPVVADFRVVRQTCVYPMIAPGKGIHEMVGVTK
- the ilvN gene encoding acetolactate synthase small subunit, yielding MKRIITATVQDRGGVLNRITGMLNKRQFNIESISVGASEMEGISKMTFVVEVSDDQKLEQLTKQLNKQIDVLKVSDITDKAMVARELALIKVVSSGQTRAEIQGIITPFRASVIDVSKDSLIIQVTGRPDKVDALIALLRPYGIKELTKTGVTAFLRGQQPEQVTELNSLSI
- the ilvC gene encoding ketol-acid reductoisomerase translates to MAKVLYEKDIQKEVLQGKKIAVVGYGSQGHAHALNLRESGYDVVIGLRPGKSQAKAEEDGFNVYSVAEAVEQADVVMILLPDEMQQKVYEESIKPNLKAGNALVFAHGFNIHFSQIVPPSDVDVFLVAPKGPGHLVRRTYEEGAGVPALYGVYQDVTGNAKNLALAYAQGIGAARAGVLETSFQEETETDLFGEQAVLCGGVTSLIKSGFETLVEAGYQPEVAYFECMHEMKLIVDLLYEGGLENMRYSISDTAQWGDFVSGPRVVNEETKARMKDVLTDIQDGKFAKGWILENQAGRPQFNAINNQENKHQIETVGRELRDLMPFVKQSVKSKQKDVKVHVTN
- a CDS encoding 2-isopropylmalate synthase translates to MSQIKIFDTTLRDGEQSPGVNLNKQEKMEIARQLERFGVDRMEAGFPASSKGDFEAVKAIADTIKNTSVIALARAVKSDIDIAWDALKNAEKPAIHVFIATSPIHMNYKLKMSPDEVVEKAVEMVRYAKEKFTDVEWSAEDATRSDWNFLAQIIEKVIEAGATVINLPDTVGYTTPKEYGELFRFIRETVPNIDQVALSCHCHNDLGLAVANSIAAVENGATQVEGTINGIGERAGNVSLEELAVALKIRSDFYPYETGLKLNEIKRTSDLVSKLTGMYVQANKAIVGRNAFAHESGIHQDGVLKNAETYEIITPEMVGVSSNNLFLGKHSGRHAFKDRVKDFGIEFTEDELKQAFDQFKKLTDHKKEVTDDDLYTIAMEVKTDSSAVSKYQLQNFQVQYGTENVPTATVVLQTPAGETIENSCSAPGSVEALYQTIDSLVAEDVKLVDYQLNSVGGGKDALAESHVQLIVNGETVNGRGSAQDVLQASASAFLNAVNRYIIKVKTIEKKELVK
- the leuB gene encoding 3-isopropylmalate dehydrogenase produces the protein MNKQIILLPGDGIGKEIMDSAKAVLQAIAAEYSHQFTFKEHAIGGSAIDTHNTPLPDNTIQACKNADAVLLGAVGGPKWDSNPVHLRPEKGLLGIRKALGLFANIRPVKGFSPLLHASPLKEKIIKDSDILIIRELTGGLYFGEPSERRENGTAVVDTLYYKRTEMERIIEKGFQSARIRKGHLTSVDKANVLESSRMWREIVEEKKQEYPDVTVEHLLVDAAAMKLITQPNQFDVIVTENLFGDILSDEASVLTGSLGMLPSASLRTDGVGMYEPVHGSAPDIAGKGIANPLGMILSAALMLRFSFGLEEEAAEIERAVNECLEQGYHTADLQIQNGKQVGTKKITEIVLENLTTKSISDSICNMYV
- the leuC gene encoding 3-isopropylmalate dehydratase large subunit; the encoded protein is MGKPETIIDKIWKKHVVHHEEGKPDLLYIDQHLVHEVTSPQAFEGLRMNNRKVRRPDLTFATMDHNVPTINRQVVKDKISKKQMETLKQNCADFGIKLADMFHPDQGIVHVIGPQLGLTQPGKTIVCGDSHTSTHGAFGALAFGIGTSEVEHVLATQTIWQERPKSLNVKVIGDLGPGVTAKDLILAIIGKFGVRFGTGYIMEYTGEAIRNLPMEGRMTICNMSIEAGARAGLISPDQKTIDYLEGREYVPKGDAFDKAAEEWLALATDEGAAYDHTVTIHADEIEPQVTWGTNPGMCVPVGGSTPVVAESDHQEDVKRALEYMGLEENQPITTIEIDHVFIGSCTNSRLSDLEKAAAIVKGRKVKDHIKAIVVPGSFSVKLQAEKAGLDKVFTEAGFEWRDSGCSMCLGMNDDIVPAGGRCASTSNRNFEGRQGNGARTHLVSPEMAAAAAIEGRFVDVRNFAGVPS
- the leuD gene encoding 3-isopropylmalate dehydratase small subunit; translation: MEAIQEHKGLVYPLDRSNVDTDQIIPKQFLKRIERTGFGKFLFYNWRFDDDGNPREDFTLNQQQYKNASILLAGENFGCGSSREHAPWALTDFGFKVILAPSFADIFYNNALKNGIIPIKMEEEQLHEWMQEAADSQFVLHVDLRNQQISDDKGNVITFDIPEYHKEKLLNGWDDIALTLLQEDKIAEYEASRN